The following proteins are encoded in a genomic region of Methanobrevibacter gottschalkii DSM 11977:
- a CDS encoding helicase C-terminal domain-containing protein — MDWQYSDYSKINPNAKKHFPFDNPRDNQLETVSEIADAINHGYKYIVLEAGTGTGKSAIAATLSNMSDSSYILTITKQLQDQYLRDFKDFKVVKGRSNFRCQNYINKSCSEGKCLTEGFECRFSLKNRENEIRKDNTCPYYYQKYLALHAKTVVSNYYYMFLELNYVKDFQKRDLLIFDEAHNLESTLMDELTLEFSKSDLEEYLDYNLRCEKIEELNSNNYLNWIEFINEIKEGYLEELNKLERLDKLELAEKIAFIKHQINDCSRFIEHLTHDPKIWIFDWDDDYQTAQFKPLKVDNYAKNTLFDYADVCIFMSATILDWKLFSKWLGIPEDEIYAIRHKSPFDINNNPITAYDEYNLSRKFIKVNAQKSIGSINEILDKHKNEKGIIHTVSGKCRDFLIDNIADERLIAHDRHNRSEMLEEFISSDEPLVLISPSMSEGVDLPGDLCRFQVIYKLPFPDWGDKQINQRAGIDREWYDYRTCLNLVQTHGRGVRYDGDYCHTYVIDSRFRSYIREAFPSKFLPDTFKESIEGREFDLKEKKRLMEIGDFHIENNDYESAIIFFKELLNNELFKNDIYPYLKLSNLYHETGLFECEVQVIMRFLSSGAEYNHFEKRLKELADMGYFDFN, encoded by the coding sequence ATGGACTGGCAATATAGTGATTACTCAAAAATTAACCCTAATGCAAAAAAGCATTTTCCCTTTGACAATCCTCGTGATAATCAATTAGAAACTGTTTCTGAGATTGCTGATGCTATTAATCATGGTTATAAATATATTGTACTTGAAGCCGGAACTGGTACGGGCAAATCAGCAATTGCAGCTACACTATCCAATATGTCAGACTCATCATACATTTTAACCATCACCAAACAACTCCAGGACCAGTATTTAAGAGATTTTAAAGATTTCAAAGTAGTTAAAGGAAGATCAAACTTCAGATGTCAAAATTATATTAATAAATCTTGCAGTGAAGGCAAATGCCTTACTGAAGGTTTTGAATGCAGATTCTCTTTGAAAAATAGGGAAAATGAAATTAGGAAGGACAATACCTGCCCGTATTATTATCAGAAATATTTGGCTTTACATGCAAAAACTGTTGTTTCTAATTATTATTACATGTTTTTGGAGCTTAATTATGTTAAGGACTTTCAAAAAAGGGATTTATTAATTTTTGATGAAGCCCATAACTTAGAGTCGACTTTAATGGATGAGTTAACCCTAGAATTTTCTAAAAGTGATCTTGAAGAATACCTTGATTATAATTTAAGATGTGAAAAGATTGAAGAATTAAACAGTAATAATTATTTAAATTGGATTGAATTTATCAATGAGATTAAGGAAGGTTACTTGGAGGAGCTGAATAAACTTGAAAGATTAGACAAATTGGAACTTGCTGAGAAAATAGCTTTCATCAAACATCAAATTAACGATTGCAGCCGTTTTATTGAACATTTAACTCATGATCCGAAAATTTGGATTTTTGATTGGGATGATGATTATCAAACAGCCCAATTTAAACCTCTAAAAGTTGATAATTATGCTAAAAATACATTGTTTGATTATGCTGATGTTTGTATATTCATGAGTGCAACAATCCTTGACTGGAAATTGTTTTCTAAATGGTTAGGAATACCGGAAGATGAAATATATGCAATAAGACATAAAAGTCCATTCGATATTAATAATAATCCAATAACTGCATATGATGAATATAATTTATCAAGGAAATTCATTAAAGTTAATGCGCAAAAAAGCATTGGTTCAATAAATGAGATCTTAGATAAACATAAAAATGAAAAAGGAATAATTCATACAGTAAGCGGAAAATGCAGAGATTTTTTAATTGACAATATTGCCGATGAAAGATTGATTGCTCATGACAGACATAACAGATCAGAAATGCTTGAGGAATTCATCTCCTCAGATGAACCGTTAGTTTTGATTTCACCATCTATGAGTGAAGGTGTTGATCTTCCGGGGGATTTATGTCGTTTTCAAGTAATATACAAGTTACCATTTCCAGACTGGGGTGATAAGCAGATAAATCAAAGAGCAGGTATTGATAGGGAATGGTATGATTATAGAACATGCCTCAACCTTGTTCAAACACACGGGCGGGGTGTGAGATACGATGGGGATTACTGCCATACTTACGTTATTGACAGCCGTTTTAGATCATATATCCGAGAAGCGTTTCCATCTAAATTTTTACCGGATACATTTAAAGAGTCAATTGAAGGCAGGGAGTTTGATTTAAAAGAAAAGAAAAGGTTAATGGAAATTGGTGATTTTCATATTGAAAATAATGATTATGAATCTGCAATTATATTCTTTAAGGAGTTGTTGAATAATGAATTATTCAAAAATGATATATATCCCTACCTTAAATTATCAAATCTTTATCATGAAACTGGGTTGTTTGAATGCGAGGTTCAAGTTATCATGCGATTTTTAAGTTCTGGTGCTGAATATAATCACTTTGAAAAACGACTAAAGGAGCTTGCAGATATGGGTTATTTTGATTTTAATTAA